The sequence below is a genomic window from Labilithrix sp..
ATCACGGGCCGGTTCGGTTAGACTCGAGGCTCCGTGCCTCGTCTCCACACCGACCGCCTCTACGAAGGAGAGCTCCAGAAGATCCGCGAGATGCTCCTCATGATGGGCGCGAAGGTGGAGGAGATGCTGAAGCTCTCGATGCGCGCGATGACGGAGCGCAACACGGAGCTCGCGGAGAACACGCTCTACATCGATCGCGTGATCAACCGGCTCGAGATCGAGCTCGACGATCACTGCCTCCGCGTGCTCGCGCGGCGCCAGCCGGTCGCGAGCGACCTCCGCTTCATCACGATGGCGCTCAAGGTCGTGACCGATCTCGAGCGCATGGGCGACCTCGGGGTGAACATCTGCGATCGCGTCGTGGAGCTGAACGCGGAGGCGCCGCTCGAGGATCGGCGCACGTACCAGCAGCTGGTGGAGATGGCGGAGGCGGCGCAGGAGATGCTGCGCGAGGCGCTCGACGCCTTCGTCGCCGGCGACGCCGAGCGCGCGACGAGCATCGTCGAGCGCGACTCGAAGATCGACGAGCTCTACAAGGAGATCTTCCGCGCGCTGCTCGATCACATGCGCGAGAAGCCGGCCGACGTGTTCCTCGCGACGCGCGTGCAGTCGATCGCGAAGTACATCGAGCGCATCGCGGACCACGCGACGAACCTCGCCGAGATGGTCGTCTTCATGGTCCGCGGCAAGGACATCCGTCACGTCGGCAAGCTCGAACGCCGCGCTGGCTCGAGCAAGCCGCCGACCGCGCAGTGACGATTTCGGTTAACCCGACCGGGCCCTCCGATCGTCTTGGGGGACAGCAGCGCGCTCGCTGCCCCTACGAGGAGCCCTTTATGAAATTCTTCTATTCCTTTCAAATGCTTATCGTGCTCGCGGCCCTCGCCGCCGGCTGCGGCTCGGTCGGGGACGTCGAGGAACGCGACCCGCTCGCGAGCGTCGATGGTCAGCTCACGGTCGCGGACCTCGCGTCGCCCCCCGCGAGCCTCCGCGTCGCCGTCGTCTGGACGGACGGGAAGAGGTACGTGATGGCGGAGGACGTCCCCGTGGAGCCCGTCTTTCCGGCCAGGTTCCAGGTCCGGCTCGTCGATCCGCCGCCGCGCGCGGCGATGGGCCCCGGCAAGGACGGCTCCGAGGTCGCGTTGGGCGCGCTCGTCGCGTACGAGGACAAGAACGGAAACGGCAGGCTCGATCTCGTCGACGAAGGCGCGCCTTCGTTCGTCGATCGCGTCCTCGGCGCGAACCCCGACGTCCTCTTGGCGTGGTTCGAAGGGCTGCCCGCGAGCGCGGACGGTCCGCGCAACGGCTACCAATTCATGAAGGTCCTCGCCTGCGAGAAGGATGCAGACTGCATCGAGTACCTCCCCATCACGACGCCGTACGCGATGGCGCTGACGGACGAGCCCGAGCTCGCGCGGGTCATGTGCACGAACGGCGGCGGCGCGACGAGCTCGAGCAGCTCGCTCGATCCCGAGGAGCGCGTCGGGCCCGGCCCGGGCGGCGCGTGGCCGGCGACGGACGATCCGAAGCTGACCTGCAGCGAGGATCGAAAGAGCTACACCTACGAGGAGTGCGGGGAGACCGAGTACCTCGGTCTGTGCGGCGGCACCCAGCAGGGCTGCGCGGTCACGACGTGGACGTATCCTGGCGGGACGGCGCCGGTGGGCTGGCCCTGCCCCTGAGCGCGCGCGCATGAACGAGGGACTCGACAACGCAGAGCTCGCGGACCTCTATCGGCGATACGGGTTCTTCCTCCGCCGGCGCTGCGTCGTCCTCCTCCGCGACGAAGCGCACGCCGACGACGCCTTGCAAGAGAGCTTCATGAAGCTGATGCGCGCGGGCGCCGGCGTGAGGACCGCGGCGCAACCGATGCGCTGGCTCTACCGCGTCGTCGATCGGACGTGCTTCGATCACCTGCGCAAGGTCCGCCGCGGCGCCGCCCGCGACGTGACGCTCGAGGACGCCGGCGACGCGCTCCCCGTCACGCCGGGCACGACGCTGGAGGAGCGGCAGTCGGTCCTCGAGATCCTCGACGTGCTCGACGACGAAGAGAGGGCGATCGCGGTGATGGCGTTCGTCGACGGCATGACCCACCAGGAGATCGCGAGCGAGCTCGGCTACTCGCGGATGACGATCCTCAAGCGCGTCGCGTCGATCCGCGAGCGCGCGGAGAAGGCGAGCGCGCGGCTCGCGAGAGCACGCGCGGCCAAAGCGGCCAAACGAGAAGGGAGGCCATCGTGAACGAATCGTCGCATCCTGCCGGTTTCCGCCTCGACGGCCACGTCGCGGGGGACGTCGACGCGGAGGTCGCGGCCCACGTCGAGACCTGCGCCGAGTGTCGCGCCTACGTGACCGCGATCGCGAGCGCGGCCGGCGCCTTCACGCCGAGCGAGCGAGAGGTCGAGACCTTCCTCGCCCGCGTCACGAGCGCGCCCGAGGTCGCGGCGGTCCTCCCGCTGCGCCGGCGCTTCGCGCGCGTGGCTTGGATCGCGACGCCGTTCGTCGCGGCGGCGGCGCTCTTCCTGATCCTGCGGCGGGGAGACCATGACCCGACGATGGTGGAGCCGACCCCTTCGGGGGAGACGCGATTCAAGGGCGGCGTTCAGCTCTCGGCGATCCGCGATCGCGACGGATGGCAAGAGCGCGTGTCGGGCGAGATCGCCGTCCGGCCCGGGGATCGGCTGCGCGTCGACGTGGCGATCGACTCCGAGCGTCCCGTCGTCGTCGGGTTCCTCGGGAACGACGGCTCCTGGTCGGTGCTTCTCGCGCCGACGTTGCTCGAGGCAGGCAGCCACCTCTCCGAACGCGTCGCGCGCTTCGACGACTCTCCGACCGAAGGCGTCATCCTCGCCGGTCCGCCGGACGCCGTCGAAGCCGCGCGCGAGTCCCGTGACTTCGACGGCCTCGCGGTCCTGCCCGTCGTCTGGGAGCGATGAAGCGTCTGCTCCGGCTCTTCGTCGCGGGCGTCGTCGCGTGGCTCGTGTTCCTCGTCGCGCGCAGCGCCGGCGCCGAGCCGATCCGCGTCGTCGTCTCGGTCGGGCATCGCCTCGGGCTCGCGGGAGAGGCGCCGCTCAAGCACGCCGTGCGCGACGCGACGCGCGTGCGCGACGTCTTCGTCCAGGCCGGCGACGTCCAGCGCGATCACGCGATCCTCCTCGAAGAGCCGTCCGCCGCGCAGCTCATGTCGGCGCTCGACCGCGCGGCGGCGATCGCGAGGACGCGCCGGCCGGGGGAGGTGACCCTCGTCTTCTATTTCAGCGGCCACGGCGATCGGCAACGGATCCACCTCGGCGGAGAGCGCGTCGCGCTCGCCGACATCGACGCGAAGCTCGCCGCGATCCCGGCGTCGCTCCGCATCATCATCGTGGACGCGTGCCGGACCGCGGACGTCCGCGGCAAGGGCGTCGCGACCGAAGACGCGTTCGCGATCACGCTCGACGGCGCGACCGCGGCCTCGGGCGTCGTCCGCATCCACGCGTCCGCCGACGGCGAGGTGGCGCAGGAATCGGACGAGCTGGGGGGAGCGGTCTTCACGCATTACTTGGTGACGGGGCTCGCCGGCGCGGCGGACGCCGACGCGGACGCGCGCGTCACGCTCGCCGAGGCGTACTCGTTCGCCTACAGCCAGACGCTGTACCGCTCCGCGCGCGCGACGGGCGCGCTCCAGCGTCCTTCGGTCCAGCTCGACCTGAAGGAGGCGGCCCCCGTCGTGCTCACGCGCACGGCGACGGTGAGCTCGCTCGTCGTGCCGCGCGCGGCGGACGCGCACTACCTCGTGTACGCGCTCGGATCGCGCACCGTCGTCGGCGAGGTCTGGAGCTCCGCCGATCGGCCCATCTCCGTCGCCGTCGCTCCCGGCAAGTACGTCGTTCACCGGCGCGCGGGCGGTCGCTCCGCCGCGGCGCAGATCGACGTCGGTCGCGGCGAGCATCGCGCGCTCGGCGCGGCGGACTTCAAGGCCGTGCCGGAGGAGAAGCTCGCGCGCAAGGGCGGCGATCTCCTGCTCCGGCCGCACGAGATCGGGGCGTCGTACGAGCTCCTCACGTCGCGGCTCGCCGCCGTCGGGCATCGGTTCGGTCTGGGCTACGCGTACTCGTGGGAAGGCGGATGGGCGCTCTCGGCGGGAGTGTTCGGCGGGCTGGGGACGCGCGAAGCGAGCGCGCAGACGTCGGAGCTCGCGTGGATCGGCCTCGACGGATCGCTCGAGCAGCGCGTGCGCCTCGGGCTCGGGACGCTCCGGTTCGGCGCGGGCCCGCGCGCGATGGGGATCGCGCAGTCGCTTCGCCGCGAGGACTCGGCGCGGCTCGCGCGCGCGGGCTACGCGACCTCCCGGACGTTCCACGGCGCGGCGTTCGGGGCGCACGCGCTCGCCGCCGTCCGCGTGCCGCTCTCCCATGCGCTCTGGGTCGAGCTCGACGCGCGCGGGGACCTCCTCGGCGGTCGCATCGAAGACGAGCTCGACCTGCTGTGGAGCGCCGGCCTCGGCGCGGCCTTCGGCGCGACGTTCTGAGCGGACGCCATCTGCTCAGCTTCGTTGGGAGCACACAGCGGCCCACAGCGAATGGCGGTTCACGAGGGCGCGATCGCGGCGACATGGAGAAGCGCGGTGTCACCCCTCGTGTCAACGCGTGATCCTGAATGGCCGGATGCGTGCACATGTCCATGCGTCATGGACGCGAAGCTCACGGTCCTGTTTGCCTTCCTTCTCCTCGTCAGCGGCTGTGGCTCGATCCGGGTCATCAGCGAAGCCAAGACGGGCGGAACGCTCGCGCTTCGCGGCGCGCACGACGCCGCGCGCGAGAAGGCCGAGCGCTACATGCGCGAGCAGTGCCCCGACGGCTTCGAGGTGGTCGAAGAGGGCGACACCGTCGGCGACACCGACGACGCGCGCGAGTGGCGCATCGCGTATCGCTGCAACGGCTCGCCGTCGGTCGCGATGATCGTGTTCTGAGGCACGGGGCGGTGGAGCCGGGAGATCGGCACGTTCAGCCTCGTCGCCTTCACGAAGCACACCGCCGCGATGCAGTGAGGCGCGCGACGAGCGCTACCGCTCGAGCGACGCGACGGCGCCGGCGACGACGTCGTGGACGGTGTCGAGCGCGACCTCGATCTGGGCGCGCATGAAGAACCACGAAGCGACGGCGGCGAGCGCGAAGAGGGCGAAGCAAGCCGCGCCCACGCCGAGGCTCAGCGCCGCGAAGTACCATGGCATCACCAACCCGAGGGAGGCGATCGCGAGGAGGCCGTACGGCAGGAACTTCGTGCGGAGCTCGATCCCCTCGTGCGTCGCGACGACCTCGACGCGCGCCGCGCCGAGGGCCTTCTTCCTCCACCAGCTCGAGGTGAGCCGCGCGACGGCGCGCGCCCGTGCGAGATCGAAGTATACGATGACCTCGTCGGTCTCGAACCGCGGCGGCACCTCGAGGCGGGCCACCTCGAAGCCGCGCTCCGCGCCGGCGCGGAAGGGCGACCCGCAGGGCGACGCCAGCGCCGCCCGCGCCCGCGGCCCGACGTGGATCCGGCGCGGTGGCAGCGAAAAGCACGCGAGCCGCGCATACACGAACGGCGCCCCGAAGTAGCCGATGCTCTCGACGACCGACACCGCCGCGATCGCAACGACGACCCCCGGAACCGATTCGCTCATGCCCCCTCAGGATCGCATTCACGGAGGTGCCCCGCAACACGCGGTCCGCTCTTGCCGGTGCCGTCGAGCGACTGGAGCTTCGGCGTGGACGGCGCCACGCCGGCTGCCCGTGCTGGAGCGGAAGAGTCAGATCTCCGCCGCGCCGACGCGGGCCCGCAGCTCGTCGAGCGTCGGCACCGTCGCGGCCTGCGACGCGAGGTCGGCGGCGGCGGCGCGGACGTGCGCGAGCTGCTCCTCGACGCGCTCGGGCGCGGTGCCGCCGAGGCTCTTCTTGGCCGCGACGGCCTTCTTCGGATCGAGCGCGGCGAGCACGTCGGCGTCGAAGGCCGGGTGCGCCGTGCGCGCGTCGTCGAGGGAGAGGTCGCGGAGCGGGACGCCGCGGGTGCGTGCAATATGCACGAATGCGCCGGTCGCTTTGTAGGCCTCGCGGAAGGGGATGCCCTTCCGCACGAGCGCCTCGGCGACGTCGGTCGCCTGGGTGGAGCCGTCGGAGACCGCGGCGAGGCAGCGCTCCGGATTGAACGTGAGGTGCGGGAACGCGAGGCGCACCGTCTGGATCGCGCCGCGGACGAGCGGGCCGGTCGAGAGCACCGCGTCGCGATCGTCCTGCATGTCGCGCGCGTAGCCGGCGGAGAGGCCCTTCACCAGCGTCATCATGTGGGTGAGGTTGCCGACGCCGCGCGCGGTCTTTCCGCGGACGAGCTCGAACATGTCCGGGTTCTTCTTCTGCGGCATCATGCTCGAGCCCGCCGCGACCGCGTCGCCGATCGTGAGGAACGCGAACTCGCTCGTCGTGAAATCGATCACGTCGGTCGAGAGGCGCGAGAGCGCGAGGAGGACGCGCGCCCCCGCCCAGGTCCAGTCGAGCGCGAAGTCGCGGTCGCCGACCGTGTCGAGCGCGTTCTCCGTGATCGAGCCGAACGCGAGGAGCTCCGCGACGACGCGGCGGTCGATCGGCAGCGACGTGCCCGAGCACGCGCCCGCGCCGAGCGGCGACTCGTTCGCGCGCCGGAGCGCGGCGACGAGCGCGTCCCCCGCGCGGAGGAGCTGCATCGACCACGCCCCGAGGAGGAACGCCGCGCTCACCGGCATCGCGCGCTGGCGATGCGTGTACGCGGGGAGGATGACGTCCTTCTCCTTCGACGCGCGCTCCGCGAGCTCCGTCACGAGCGCGGCGAGATCGGCGAGCGTGCGCGCGGCCTGATCGCGGACGTGGAGCCGGAGGTCGAGCGCGACCTGATCGTTCCGGGAACGTGCAGTATGCAAGCGTTTCCCGACCTCGCCGAGCTTCTCCGTGAGGAGGCTCTCGATCGCCATGTGGACGTCTTCTTCGCCGTCCGAGAGGTGCAATTCGTTCTTGGCCGCGCGGTCGTAGAGCTCGAGGAGCGCGCCGCGGAGCTTCCGGGCGTCGTCCGCCTCGAGGAGCCCGACCTTCCGGAGCATCGTCACGTGGGCCGCGCTGCCGAGGATGTCCTCGCGCGTGAAGCTTCGGTCCGGGACGATGGAGGAGCTCCAGGTCAGGAGCTCGGGGATCATCTCGACCTTTCCGGTCGCATCGGTGCGGGCGAGGCCGCCGCTCGTCGTGGTCATGATCTTCACGTCGCGGCTATGAAGCGCCGGTCACAGTCCCCGTTCCTCTACTTCTTTGCCGCGCCGGCGTCGGCCGTCGCCGCCGCCTCGGTGTTTCCATCGGCGTTTGCCGGCGGATCCGGCGTGTAGAGCGCCCACGCGAGGCCCGCGGCGAGGAACAGCACGCCGCCGAGGGCCGTCAGCCAGAGCGGGGTCTTCGGCTCGTTCGGATCCGTCGCATTTCCGTGCGTTTCGCCCATGCGGACGTGTTTCCCACCTCGGGCTTTCGGGGTCAAGCCTGGCCGTGCGGCGGGCGGCACGCGGAGTGCTAGATTTTCGGGTACCCCATGCGCGCGTCGCAGCTCCTGGTCCTCGCCGGCCTCCTCTCCTCCTCCGTCGCCTCCGCCGCTCCGCTCCCCTCGCTCCCGGGCGCGAACGCGAACGCGGGCGAAGCGCCGGCCGCCGCCCCGTCCGGCGGAACGCTGGACCTCACGCAGATCCGGCGCGGCGTCGTCCAGGTCGAGCAGCAAGGACGTCCGATGGCGATCGGCACCGTGCTCTCGAAGGACGGCCGCGTGCTCACGTCGCTCTCCGCGCTCGGCGGCGTCGAGGTACCCGAGATCCGCTACGCGGACAACAGCGTCGTCAAGGCGAAGGTCGGCCACAAGGACAAGGCCTGGGACCTCGCGCTCCTCATCCCGCAGACCGGCAAATGGACCGACGGCCTCATGCCCACCGACGCGGATCCGAGCGGCGTCGACATCAAGGCCTTCCTCCCGAAGGCCGGGAAGATGGGCGCGAACCTCGTCGCGATCAAGGGCCGCGCGGAGGCGCACGCGAAGGACGGCGACGCGCTCAACAACGTGCTCGACCTCGATTTGAAGGGCCTCCCCAGCGTGCCGGGCGCGCCGCTCATCAACCCGGACGGCAAGGTCGTCGGCGTCCTCGTCCGCGCGTGCAAGGACGCCGCCCCCGAAAAGCCCGAGAAACCCGATCCGAAGGCGAAGGCGCCGGCCTGCACCCCGATCACGATCGGCGCGCCGGTCCCCGCGCTCCGCGGCTTCCTCATGAAGACGCCGACGACCGCGGTCCAGCCCGCGCCCTGGCTCGGCCTCGGCGGGGTCCCGAGCGAGAACGGGAACGTGAAGGGGGTCCGCGTCATGGGCGTCGCCCCCGGCTCCCCCGCGGAGAAGGCGGGCCTCAAGCCCACGGGAGACAGTCCGGATACGATCGTGGCGGTCGAGGGCTCGCCGGTGGAGACGCCCGAGCAGCTCGCGGAGGCGATCGCCAAACGATCGATCGGCCAGACGGTCAAGCTTCTCGTGTTCAGCGCCGGGAAATTCCGTGAGGTCGCCGTGACCTTGCGCGCCGCGCCGTAACTCTCGGATCTTGTTTGACAGGGGAGCGCGACCCCTGTTGGATCCGTACACCGTGGGACTGCGCATCGAGGTGGCTGGCGAGACGAACGTCGGCATGAAGCGGACGCACAACGAGGACAACTTCTCGATCATCGAGGAGAGCGGCCTCTACATCGTCGCGGACGGGATGGGCGGTCACGCCTCGGGTGAGGTCGCGAGCAAGATGGCGGTCGACTCGCTGAAGGAGTTCTTCGCCGCCACGGCGCAGGACCCGGAGCGGACCTGGCCGTACAAGATGGACCGCTCGAAGGGCTACGAGGAGAACCGGCTCATCACCGGCATCAAGCTCGCGAACCTCCGCATCTACGAGACCGCGCAGCGCGACTCCGGCAAGCGCGGCATGGGCACGACGATCGTGGTGCTCTTCGCGGTGGAGGACGGCGTGTACGTCGCGCACGTGGGCGACTCGCGCAGCTACCGCTTCCGCGACGGGAAGATCGAGCAGCTGACCGAGGACCACTCGCTCCTCAACGACTACATCAAGATGAAGCGGCTCACGGCGGAGGAGATCGCGAACTTCCCGCACAAGAACGTCATCGTCCGCGCGCTCGGGATGAAGGACACGGTGAAGGTCGACACGCGCTTCGAGTCCCCGCGCGCGAACGACGTCTACCTCCTCTGCTCCGACGGCCTCTCCGGCCCGGTCGAGGATCCGCAGATGCTCGAGATCGTCACGCGCTACGGCGGCGACCTGAAGATGACGGCGTCGAAGATGATCGAGCACGCGAACCAGAACGGCGGGCCCGACAACATCACCGTCATCCTCGCGCGCTACATCGACGACGGCAGCTGATCGCTCAGTTGTCGGGCGAGCCGCACGCGAGCCAGGCCTCGACCGTGCTCGCGGAGCCCTTGAGGCCGACGATGGGCGGCATGAGGTTGTCCGGCTTGCGATCGGGATTGACGACGTCGTCGAGCGACGACGCGGCCGGATCGACGGAGCAGGGGCTGATGAGCGGGAGGCCGTTCGAGGTCACGAGCTGCACCATCGCGGCGTAGGTCTTCGCGGCGTCGTTCGGCAGAAAGAGCGGCGGCGGCGTGGCGCTCCCGTGGCAGCGGGTGTCCTGGCAGCCGCCAAGCGAGAGCGCGGGCAACACGTCCTTCGCGAAGCTCGTGCTGCAGGTCGGGGGGTTCGTCAGGACCTTGCCGCCCTTCTGCACGCACGCGGGGATCGCGGCGGCGGACGCGTCGCGAACGCTGGAGGCGTCGGGCTCGTCGAGCGTGATCGGGATCGCCTCCGGCGGAGCGCACGTCGCTCCGCGGATGCAGACGAGGCCCATCGGGCACGAGATCCCGACACACTCGGGTTCGAGGAGGACCGTGACCGGGACGTCGTGCCCTTCGACGAAGCGGACGAGACGCTTCGTGACGACGCAGTTGATCGGCGGCTGACCGTCCTCGGCGTCGCAGGCGTTCGCCGAGTTGCCGTCGAGCCCGGCGACGACGCGGATCGCGACCTCCGCGCTCCGGTCCTCGTTCGGCACGATCACGAGCGACGCGACGAAGCCCGTCCGCGCGTCCTGGCATCCGCGGGCGAACCTCTGCAGCGGTGAGCTCGCGGGATCGTCGATCTCTCTCCGTTTCGCGACGGCGATGCCGACTTGATTGAGCCGCAGAGCGCCATCCTCGCAGAGCTCCGGCGTGGTCCCGACGTAGATCGTGATCGTTGTCGCCGACGCGCAGGCGTGCGGGATCGCGAGCGCGCCGGCGAGGAAGATCCCTCCGAGCGCGCGCATCAGAAGGTCACCAGCGGCGCCACGATCGTCCCCAACGTGCCGTCCGCCGGCGTTCGCTCCGTCGTGAGCGCGACGAAGACCGCGACGCCGGCGGCGGCGACCACCGCGCCGGCGCCGACCCAGAACCACCAGCGCGTGTACACCGGGCCGGCCTCCGCCGCCGGGGCCGACGGCGCGCGCGGGCTCACGACGACGCGCCGCGGCTCCGCCTTCGGCTCGAGCGTCGCGTGGACCTCGTTCACGCGTCCGCCCTCGAGCGCGATCTCTTGCGTCCAGCTGCGAAACCCCTCCTTCGAGATCTCGATCGTCGCCGCGCCGGCGTTGACCTTGATCGTCGACGGCTCGTCCGTCGTCGTCCCGACGATCGTGCTGCCCACGATCACGCGCGCGCCGGCGACGTTCGAGTGGATCTCGAGCGTCGCGACGCGCGTGCGGTAGACGGCGAGCATGCCGTCGAGCCGCGGCACGCGCTTGCGGAGCTCGAACGGCGCGGTGTCGGAGAAGCGCTGGAGGCGATCGAGCGCGTCGGCGTGGCGGCCCATCGCCTCGTACGTGCGCGCGAGGTTGTAGAGCACGCTCGGATCGTGCTTCTCGCTCCACGACGCCTCGTACGATCGCGCGGCCTCGTCGAGCCGGCGCGCGTCGAACGCCTCGTCGCCCGCCTGCTTCAACGCGGCGGCGTCGGCGCGCGCGGCGGGCGCGAGCGTGAGCACCACACACGCCGCGGCGACGCTAAAGGCGAGTCGGATTCTCATCGTACCTGTTGGTCGGCCTCGGTGGCCTCGCGCGCGGGCGGGTGGAGGCCGTGGCCGGCGCGGCGGGCGGCGCCGCGGCGTCTTTCGCGGCGGGGAGCACGGTGGGAATCGCGATCGCGGTCACGGCCGGCGGCGGGGAAGCCGCGGGGACGAGCACGGGCGGAATCGCGGCCCGCTGCGGCGGAGCGGCGGGGGCGAGCACGGCGGGCTCCGCGCGCGGCGTCTTCTTCGGCCCGAGCGACATTGCGAGCGCGAGCGTCGCGACGACGAGGACGCCGGTCGCGATGAGCGGGGCGCGCCGATCGCGCCATACGTCCGTCACGCGCCGGGAGCGCGGCCTCGCGTTCCAAGCGCGCGTCGTCTCGGTCCGATCGGCGATCGTGTCGGCGGTGACGACGGTGTTCGTCGACGACTCGTCGCTCACCGCCGCGGGCGTGCTCGGCGCGACGTCGCGCGCGGAGGGGACGACGGCGAGCTCGTCGATCGCGAGCTTCGTCATCGGCGACGGCTCGGCGACGAACGGGACGAGCGCGCGACCGAGCGCGCGCGCGTCGGGGAAGCGCTTCGCCGCGTTCTTCTCGAGCGCGCGGGCGACGACGGCGGAGAGGTCGCGCGGGACGTCGCGGCGGTCCACGTTCGGGAGCGGCTTGTCGTCGAGGACGCGCGCGGCGAGGTCGAGGCCGCGGCCCTCCGCCGGCAGCGAGCCGGTGAGCAGACGAAAGAGGATGACGCCGAGCGACCAGACGTCGGCCCGCGCGTCGACGTGCTTCGACGCGCGCATCTGCTCCGGCGACATGTACGAGAGCGTGCCGATCGCCTCGCTCGGCGAGGTGAGCTCGGACGTGTTGTCGTGATCGAGGAGCTTCGAGAGGCCGAAGTCGAGCACGCGGATCATCGGGCTCGCCGGGTTGCTGCGATCGAGGAAGAGGTTCCCCGGCTTGAGATCGCGATGGATGATGCCGGCGGCGTGCGCCTCCGCGATGCCGGCGCACGCCTGGATGACGTAGGAGACGGCGTCCTCGCAGCGGAGGCCGGCCTGACGCAGCTCGGCTTGACGCATCTCCGCGCTGAGGTCGTGGCCCTCGAGGAGCTCCATCACCATCACCGGCGCTCCGCCGGCGGCGTCGAAGTCGAGGACCCGCGCGACGAAGCGGCTCCGCAGCCGCGCCGCCGCCCGCGCCTCGCGCTCCATGCGCGAGATGCGCTCCGCCGCGTCCTCGGCGCCCGGGCTCATCAGCTTCAGCGCGACCCGGCCGTCGGTCGCGACGTTGACCGCCTCGTACACGACGCCCATGCCGCCACGTCCGAGCTGGCGGGTGACGCGGTATTTTCCGAGCACCACGTCGCCTTTGGCGGGCAACCACCCCACGCCGCGAGCGTACCATACGGCGCACATGAAGCGGTCCGTCCCCCTGCTGCTGCTCGTCGCCCTCGGCTGTCGCAAACCCACGGAGACGACCGGCGTCGACATCGCGCCGGCGCCCGTCGTCTCGGTCTCGGCGAGCGCGTCGGCGCACGCGCCCGAGCCGAAGCCGCCGCCGACCGGCATGGCGTCGTCCTCGTCCTCGTCCTCGTCCTCGTCCGCGTCCGCGCCGCCGGTCGCCGACGGCGATGCGCGCCTCTACGTCCGGCAGCTCCGCACGGTGATGGTCGACGGCGTCGAAGAGACCTGGGTGCTGCGCTGGCGCGGGAAGCCGACGCCGTCGTGCGTCGACAAAGACTGGTCGACGTGTCCGTGCTGGAGCTTCGCGTACGGCGAGAGGGGCGATCTCGAGCTCGCGCGCATGCGGCCCGACGAGCCGGAGGACGTCTTCGTCTTCCGCAAGCACATGGAGGGCGATCCGGAGCTCCAGCACTGGATCCCGGACAAGGACGATCCCCCCGGCGACGCGCTCTCGCTCGCCGAGATCAAGAAGCGACCGGTCTTCGACGCGATGGAGATCGCCGACTACGATCACGACGGTCGCGCGACCGAGCTCGCGTTTCGCATCGGCGTCGGCGGGGCGTGCGGGCACACGTCGTACGTGCGGCTCGTCGGGCTCACGAAGAAGAACCCGAAGCTCCACCTCTTCGGCCCCGCGCTCCTGAAGAAGGAGTGGGACCGGATCCGGACGATGGACGTCCCCGGCTCGCTGAAGGTCATCGACTACGCGTGCGGCGATCACGGGACGACGGAGGAGGAGTCGCGCGTCATCCACCTCGACGCCGCGGGCAACTTCAAGGAGGAGGCGAAGAAGCGCACGTGCGGTCCGAACGAGTGACCTAGACTCGGCGCCATGCTCCCGACCGCGACGCCTCTCGAAGACACGCTCCTCACGTCGGACGGCGCGACGGTGTACCTCGCGCCCGCGCGCGGCGGGATGGCGACGCGCTTCTTCGCCGGCGAGCGCGCGGTGTTCTACCTCGACGACGACACGCTCCGCGACCGGAGCAAGAACGTGCGCGG
It includes:
- a CDS encoding PEGA domain-containing protein, which encodes MRIRLAFSVAAACVVLTLAPAARADAAALKQAGDEAFDARRLDEAARSYEASWSEKHDPSVLYNLARTYEAMGRHADALDRLQRFSDTAPFELRKRVPRLDGMLAVYRTRVATLEIHSNVAGARVIVGSTIVGTTTDEPSTIKVNAGAATIEISKEGFRSWTQEIALEGGRVNEVHATLEPKAEPRRVVVSPRAPSAPAAEAGPVYTRWWFWVGAGAVVAAAGVAVFVALTTERTPADGTLGTIVAPLVTF
- a CDS encoding serine/threonine protein kinase, translated to MGWLPAKGDVVLGKYRVTRQLGRGGMGVVYEAVNVATDGRVALKLMSPGAEDAAERISRMEREARAAARLRSRFVARVLDFDAAGGAPVMVMELLEGHDLSAEMRQAELRQAGLRCEDAVSYVIQACAGIAEAHAAGIIHRDLKPGNLFLDRSNPASPMIRVLDFGLSKLLDHDNTSELTSPSEAIGTLSYMSPEQMRASKHVDARADVWSLGVILFRLLTGSLPAEGRGLDLAARVLDDKPLPNVDRRDVPRDLSAVVARALEKNAAKRFPDARALGRALVPFVAEPSPMTKLAIDELAVVPSARDVAPSTPAAVSDESSTNTVVTADTIADRTETTRAWNARPRSRRVTDVWRDRRAPLIATGVLVVATLALAMSLGPKKTPRAEPAVLAPAAPPQRAAIPPVLVPAASPPPAVTAIAIPTVLPAAKDAAAPPAAPATASTRPRARPPRPTNRYDENPTRL